A portion of the Pseudomonas protegens CHA0 genome contains these proteins:
- the fnrA gene encoding Crp/Fnr family transcriptional regulator FnrA, which translates to MSEPVKLRAHNQAHCKDCSLAPLCLPLSLNLEDMDALDEIVKRGRPLKKGEFLFRQGDGFDSVYAVRSGALKTFSLSDSGEEQITGFHLPSELVGLSGMDTESHPVSAQALETTSVCEIPFERLDELALQLPQLRRQLMRVMSREIRDDQQMMLLLSKKTADERIATFLVNLSARFRARGFSANQFRLSMSRNEIGNYLGLAVETVSRVFTRFQQNELIAAEGKEVHILDPIQLCALAGGSVEG; encoded by the coding sequence ATGTCCGAGCCAGTTAAACTGCGCGCTCACAACCAGGCCCATTGCAAGGATTGCAGCCTGGCACCCCTCTGCCTGCCACTTTCGCTGAATTTGGAAGACATGGACGCGCTGGACGAAATCGTCAAACGTGGCCGCCCATTGAAAAAAGGCGAATTCCTGTTCCGTCAGGGTGACGGCTTCGACTCGGTGTACGCCGTGCGTTCGGGCGCCCTGAAAACCTTCAGCCTGAGCGACAGCGGCGAAGAACAGATCACCGGCTTCCATCTCCCCAGCGAGCTGGTAGGCCTGTCAGGCATGGACACCGAAAGCCATCCCGTCTCGGCCCAGGCGCTGGAAACCACCTCGGTGTGTGAAATCCCCTTCGAACGCCTCGATGAGCTGGCACTGCAACTGCCACAGCTGCGTCGCCAGCTGATGCGGGTCATGAGCCGGGAAATCCGCGATGACCAGCAAATGATGCTGCTGCTGTCGAAAAAGACCGCTGACGAGCGTATCGCCACGTTCCTGGTCAACCTGTCCGCGCGCTTCCGCGCCCGGGGCTTCTCGGCCAACCAGTTCCGCCTGAGCATGTCGCGCAACGAAATCGGCAACTACCTGGGCCTGGCGGTGGAAACCGTGTCCCGGGTGTTCACCCGTTTCCAGCAGAACGAGCTGATTGCCGCCGAAGGCAAGGAAGTGCACATCCTCGATCCGATCCAGCTCTGCGCCCTCGCCGGCGGCTCGGTGGAGGGCTGA